atgtcaaaaaaatatgcattttctacatttaatttaaaggtaaattttaatcctaatttataaaaactcacaaattttgaatattttattgcaaaataaatcttttgtatAAATCTGTGATAATTATATTCCAACAAATAAAATTCcctaattgtatttttttttttgaacaaggttcttgaataatatgaaaaatgccttttaactacaaaatatagatgtcacattcaatttaaaaataaaatataaaagtaagatAGAACAGAATAGAACTTTAATGCAGCTATCCATTTTAAAAGCAATGTCTAATACCATCATAATGAAAGTTTCTTAATCTGTAATTCTCAACTATAAAGAAATCTAAGGAGAAAAATTTACAGCTaagaaaactttcaaaacatCTGATTTTAGATTTCTCAACTTTATCATAAAAATACCcccaaaatctttttaatttaaaatatttcatacaaattcacaaaatcattattttttttgttcaatttttttttttttttttttttaaataattgttcaaaacTGATGctccattttcttatttatattcgaattttGGGGCAACAAATCTTTTTccctatttgaaaaaaattacatcagaaatataaataattggaaGATATTTTGTACATACAGGATTTCAAATACagttacaaacaaacaaaactaaattaaacaaaactctgatttatttacaataacatcttgatatttactgataaaaattacaattttttttaagtaaaagatattattcataatttcacaccaaatattatgtttttagagCACACACATGTTTTTTTAtagagtttttatataaaaattgttttttacatgTTGGGCAggtaataaatttttccaaatttgtgtGAGTCccacaatgttttttaaaatctcgaaactttgaaaattttagagtacaAACTTCACAAGTATAAATTATATTGCTATGTTGATTTTTCTTGTGAGTCTTCAGAGTTTTTTcagacttaaaaattttataacacgTATCACAAACAACAGGAGCAGAGGAATTTGACTTTTTACGAGATGATGATGGTGTTGATGAACTGATTTCATGCGAGTTATCTGGTACATATAAAAGagaagtcaaattttgaatgcatgaATCTTCTGATAGAACACCATCTTCGTGCAGCTTCTTATGTTTATATACATCAGCTTTTGTTTTGAAGCCCACATTGCATATGTCACAAGCATGCTTATATTCATCATTCAGGACACCACCAAACTGCAATAATTTATTCACTAAAAATGTCCCCTCACAGCACAAATCACATTCATGTTTATCAAGATTtactttcaattcttttattaccTCTACTTCATCAGATGAACACTCATCATCACAGGAGGttgtaatattatgaatattatctaCAGTTTTTCCATTTTGGTCACAGATAGATGCCATATACTCTTCAATATCTAAAGGGAAAGAAcatgttttaaaatgcaatttcagtttatcattcatttttatatataaaaattggcaaaatattaatcattatgaagaattttttaaatttagcaacaAGAAATCTCACATTAAATTAGCAGCACTAAATCAACACTGCCAAAAACATGAAAATcagtgaaatcaaaattataatattaattaaaatgttataaaaataaaataaatataaaaaattaatttgattatttttcttcgcGATAATGATATGATATGATGTGCTGAAATTCACacgataaaaattgaaacaaataacttaaaaataatgacacaATAAAAAAAGAGGTTGccgattaattaaaactttaacgcataattttttaaaaaaatggataaaaataaatatttggagtGAATTACATGCAATTTTTCTCCTATTTAGATAAATTAGGAGAAAAGATAGAGATTACATATTacaaaagatgtaaaataatatcatctagatatctatatatatgtaaacataaatttttagcAACATTTTCTACCTGGCATGGAAGATGTATCACTACTCATGACTAATGTAATGATTTCAGAGATGTAATCTGAAGAATATAAACAGTTgttgagataaatatttatttttgacaatcagTTAACTACATTGTCCCTACCTCGTTGATTCGAACAAATAACAAACAACCGCTTCCTGCTCTTCGAGAAGAGACCACGGCGACATCGGCTCACCCTCATCCTCAATTTCGAAATGTTAAGCATTAAATTtgaacttgtttaaaaaaaatgcatagtttgCTTCTTTgcacttttatataaaaacaaatttttcataaggATATCTATAATTGTTTTACACACATTTTGTTCCTTTAcgttccaaaaattttattgaaagtattgttgaaaaaaatacttcaacttcctttatttattttttctccgtagttagtaaataaaatttagatccTGTTCTGTTTATATTCAAGTCTAGGTCAAATATAGAAGCAGTGCACTGGAAATGTTAGGGAAGGGTGAATCACATCCATCTGTAGGATGatgttttattacaaattgaatggtctaatataaaaagtttattctactcaaaaataaatacgaagtaataaatgtcatttgctgaaattttataacaaatttatactCTGTCTCGTCGtaaatctaataaaatgtttctaaattattcatttctaaattaaactttaatatttaatgaaacatagCGAAAATTACGTATATAAGACATTtcttaattggaaattaaattttttgcaatgaatttttcagtatttatttatttgctgctATGTATCAATTTGatctttttacagaaaatattattgaagttttTATTCTTAGTAATTCTAAAATcggaataatattaatttgttgaaaattttacgtttacagttatgctttttatgtcttttttttttttttttgagttgggcttttttgtgttttttttttccctggaattcaaatcaatttgcgctttttacttaatttttgcatcatGAAAGGTTTTAATAGCTTTTctacaatttttgtaaatatgatcTGAATTTCattcgttatttttaaattcaaaggatttttgtgtgtgttttaaatgatattctttcAAACATAAGGAAGACTTATGGATGCATATAAGAATTATTgccaatttataatattttccaaattaatcTCCTTTTATTGAATAcatcataaatgaaaatattatgaaaaggcTACTACAAAATGGATAACAAacttatggaataaaaattttaaaatgcatatcatctattagtacaaaatgtttaaaattataaattattacatataaaataaataatagtgtaTTTTGACAAAGCTACTTTGCTATTGTtgtattataaacttttaatttattttcttaaacatttttttgtaagaaaagtaTTGACAAATCAAATTacagaagataaatattttaaattttcttaatagctGCTTTATAATGTTTTTTCACCATACTGATGAAAATATTGTCTAGAGGGTTAACATGTTATgtgatactgaaaataaattattggtgcaaatattacttttttttttttttttgcttgttttataatttgcattgccaacttttttttattgaattattttcttattaatatgttTGCTAAATGATGACAATTTTATgtctaagaaatattaaaaattatagtaggATTTTTATGTTTCTATATAAAGAGATGTAGAAAATGAATGAGCAAAATGTGCAATTTCTCTTATGGATGcatattttttatcagatatagCACAGCCAACATATGGACAAATTATCCAATCCCTGAATCAGCTTCTCTGAAGCtatagatttcttaatttttttagtccTAAATAGAAACCAGGTAATACAGTAGGTACTAGAAGCCTTTATATAAGCTTGGTTATAAATGGCCTATAAAAGATAACCACATGTAGtcagaaaaaattacattgtatTCTTTATGCTTTTTTTCTTATTGACTTAACTTTTAAACCTTAACTTTTTCTCCCTACACATTTATCtatccttattttttaattatttatatcaacaaTATATTATGCGTACAATTCAGTTTTAATAAGTACCCAAAagtgctaaaaaaattttttgccaaattataaaaaaaaatatatatatatttaagtgcattattatttattttgaacatgcAAATCCCGTGCTATATAGTTTGATGATTGAAATCACCAAATGGGCAAAAATTTTTCTTGGTGCTCTTTGGTCACCATTACAACTTAcgtaccaaattattttattattttatagaacaaaCTTCCTacagaaaatgtaaaattgaacTACTGCATCAAATTCACACTTTGCAAAACCATAAAAGCTTTCTATTTGGGATTTCTGCTAGTTTCTGTTTTGCGCAATCTGTTATAAATGCATGGAGCCAAACCTATTATCTTTTCTCTTTCAGTCTAATTGGAAAtgatatatcttatttaaatcagaaaaaagtaaatatttaatgttctttCATATAcaacatatatttagaaaattcagaatgaaatatttgtcagcaaatattactttttaataaaattgtttgctcagtaaaaaaattagaagtgtTGATGCATCATAAGctgtttccttattttctttctaaaattttattattatacctGTCCATTTTCTTCATTATAGTATGGGATCTGTACGCATTGCCTGTTTACTACTAGGAGGGCAAACCAAAAGATGCCTTGATCATCATATTCTAAGCAAGACTTCACCTAATTTCTTGCTAAATTATCAGGATTGGGCAAAAGCCAGATTAGGAACATATAATGTTCCCCAATCTGCTCAGGTTATAATATGTGGAGCTGGAGCTACAGGAAATTCAGTTGCCTATCATATGAATGAAAATGGTTGGAAAGATATCATTGTTTTAGAGCAAAGCAAGTaagaataattttccattttattagatTGTGTGACtgctaaataaatactttatatttttctgttattctgGTACCAATTTGacaagcatttattaaaaaaatgattttttttttaactaaatatatgcttatttaatgtttatttaatgctaaaattacttttttttttaagaaaaattatttttcaactggCGAGACAACATTTTTCAgttgacgagacaggtctgatgctgtgctaaatctgtttcttttggcagtaactgccaaataccgtcTTCATATGGTATTGTAACTCAGGGGTGTCTATTCACATTACCATTATCTTGGAATTGTTGCCAAAGTCTGGAGATGActctctgggcgattccaagttccttcGATACTTCCTGCTGGGTACACTCACATTCTAGACGGACGAAAATTCTACCACTTCCTTTGTGTCATAACAATGcagttattgcactgaaaggcttataaagcacTTGcgaaaatttttacttctttgcc
The Argiope bruennichi chromosome 6, qqArgBrue1.1, whole genome shotgun sequence DNA segment above includes these coding regions:
- the LOC129972486 gene encoding zinc finger protein 62-like, with amino-acid sequence MSSDTSSMPDIEEYMASICDQNGKTVDNIHNITTSCDDECSSDEVEVIKELKVNLDKHECDLCCEGTFLVNKLLQFGGVLNDEYKHACDICNVGFKTKADVYKHKKLHEDGVLSEDSCIQNLTSLLYVPDNSHEISSSTPSSSRKKSNSSAPVVCDTCYKIFKSEKTLKTHKKNQHSNIIYTCEVCTLKFSKFRDFKKHCGTHTNLEKFITCPTCKKQFLYKNSIKKHVCALKT